A stretch of DNA from Micromonospora sp. WMMD1155:
GGCGCACACCACCGACGTCCGGTCCGTCGGCATGGACGCCGAGCAACACCACGAGATCAATCCGGGTGTACGCCGAATGGTGCTGCTGCCCGAGGAGGAAGCCCTCTGCGCGGGGCTGCCCGGCGACACCTCCTGGCCAGTCGTCGTGTTCAGCGCCAAGGAGACCGTCTACAAGGTCTGGTATCCGGTCGTCGGGACGTGGTTGGGCTTCTTCGACGCCCACCTCGACATCGACCCGGACGCGGGCACCTTCACCGCCCGCATCGCACCGGCCCGCCTCGACGAGGCGTCGGTCGAGGATCCGCCGGCCACCGTCACCGGCCGGTTCGTCGTCGCCGACGGGCTCGTTCGCACCGCCGCCGTCCTGCCGCGGCGCTGATCCGGCAGCGGCCACAGTGGCCGAAAACGATCGGCTGACGGCCGTCCAGGTTGTCCGGAGGAACGCGACACCGGCCGTGGGACGGGCTCCGGCGCGGCGATCGGGCAATTCGCCACGCACGGTAGCGTCGGCGGGTTCCCCGAACCACACGTACCGAGGCGTCAAGGAGTACGGTGACCCACCCCCAGCCCTCCGCCGGGCCGCAGGACCCCCAACAGCCGAACCAGGAGCCGCCGACGCAGCCGTCCCCGACGACACCGCCGCAGCCGGCCGGTGACCCGGCGGGTCCGCAGACACCGCCGCCCAGTCCGTGGTCGGCGGCGGGGAGCGCGTCGCAGCCGCCGTTCTCGGGTGCCGCGTACCCGGTGGCGGGCGGGCCCGGCTATCCGCTCGCCGCACCCCCAACGGTGCCGGCGCAGGGGTCCAAGAAGACCGTCGTGGTCGTCGCGGTCACCGCCGCCGTACTCACCCTGCTCGTCTGCGCCGGCGGCATCGTGGCCGTCGTCATCGGCGCCAACCGGGTCGCGCCCAGGGTGACCGAGGCGGGCCCCACCCCCGGGGTGACCCGGCGCGCGATCCAGCCGCCCGCCGAGGCCCCCTCGTCTGCGCTGCCGAGCGGCGACACCCGCAACATGTCGCCCGGCGACACCCTCGTCGTCGACGGCGACGAGGGCACCATCGAGATCACCGTGACGAGGTTCAGCACCGCCACCAAGCCCTGCACGGCCTACGGCCTCAAGCCCGACGAGGGGATGTACGTGATCGCCGACGTGACGCTCACCGTCACCAAGGGCACCGCCTCGGCGAATCCTCTCTTCTTCAACTGGGTCGCCGCCGACGGCAGCGAGGCCAACGCGATCGCCGGGGCCTTCTCCGGCTGCGGCAAGCCGATGCCGTCCGCCGAGGAGCTGCCCGCCGGCACCAGGCGCACCGGCAGCGTCGTGTTCGACGTACACGACACCTCGGGAGTGCTGGAGTACCAGCCCATGTTCGAGACCGCGGGCTCCTGGAAGCCGTGATCCGCTGACGCGGCGTGGGGCCGACCCGGACGGGCCGGCCCCACGCTGTTGCGAGACCCGGTGGGTCAGCAGCCCGTCCAGCGCACCGGAGTCACCCGGTCGGCGTGGACGTTGCGGAACCCGACGATGGTGCCGGTGTCGGAGATGGACCGGGCACCGACGCCCACCCCTTCGCCGCCGCCCGGGAGGACCCGGGAGGTGGCGCCCCGGCCAACGCGGTCACCGCCCACCACGACGCCCTTGACGTTGACGTCCGTCAGCGCCGGCATCTCCGGGTCGAGCTTCGTGTACGACCCGTTGCGGAGGTCCCACCGTACTTTGGTCGAGCTGGTGCCGCCCAGCCACACCGCCCCGATCGCCCAGCGGCCCGCCGCCGCGCTGGCCATGCTCCAATCGGCGCCCGGGGCCGTGAGCGCGTCGATCCGGCCGTTCGGCCGGCGGACCCAACTGTTCCAGTCTCCGAAGGGTCCCGCGCTACCGACGATGGTTCCGTTGTCCGTGATCCCACTCGCCTGGGCATTGGCCGGGGCCTTCAGCACCTCGACAGTGCCCGGACGAGCGGCCGGCCAGCGCAGCGCGACGAACTCCCCGGGCACGATGTCCAAGCCGTAGCCGACGATGTCGCCCGCGTCGTTGATGGCGGTGACGTAGGTGCCGGTGGACGGCGGCACCGGCAACTGCTCGAGCTTGCCGTCGCGGTAGATCCACGGCTGCCCGCTGCCGGTTCCCAGCCCTGAACCGTTGCCGATCACGACGCCGTCGGCGTTGACGTCGACCGGCTCGGCCATCCCCGGCACCTCGACCTCGGTGACCTGCTGCCCGTCCCAGAACAGCAGCAGGTACTGGTTGTCGGTCTCACCGACCCGCAGGGCCGTGCCGGCGACGTAACGACCCGTCGGGTCGATGACGTACGCGTCGGCCCGGTAGGTGTCGGCCGGGTACGGCAGCGTGCTGATCGTGCAGGTACGCACTGCCACGCCGCCGGGCGCGGCGCTCGCCGTCGCGGAGACGGCGACGCCGAGAGAGGTGGCCAGCAGAGCGGTGGCGGCGGTGCCGGCGAGCATCCTGCGCCGAGTCCTTCGAATCATCCTTACTCCCCGTGTCGGCCCGGGCGCTCCCGGGCGTCGGTCGATACGGGAATCACCCGCGAGTGGACCTCGCGGTTGCGGCATGTCGGGGAAGGGACAGAAGCGGAGCTACCTCGCCCAGGTCTCGGCGGTGGTGGTGACCGCCTGGCCGGTGCGGACGGATTCCCCGATGGCCAGGCTGATCAGATGGTCCTGGCAGGCTTCGGCGAGCGGATACGGCGCGGGGCCCTCCTCCCTCGCCCATGCACCGGCGCGAACGACGATGTCGGCGACCGCGATGTCGTCGTCGGACATTCCACTGCCGACGAACGGGTTTCGGTAGACCACGTCGCCGTCGAAGCTGATGTGCTTCAGGTCGAGCCCTTCCAGGTTGAGGTCGAGACCGGTCTGACGTCGGACCAGCGACGACTCCACCGGTGTGGTCGGATCGAGCAGGCGGACGACCCGGTCGTCCACCAACTCGCCGAGCGACCCCCGCACCACCAGCCGCCGTCCCCGCAGCGGATTCCACCACTGGTTGTCGGTGAAGTCGTAGAGACCCATCCGCCCACCGAAATCGATCGTCGCCAGGGTGGTGGAAAGCTGCCGCGGGGTGTCGTCACCGCTCCAGCCGGACGGCGACAGGGGGTCGGCGAGCGGCGCGACGAAGGCGCGGGCGCTCACCTCGGCGGCGTCGAAACCGACACCGAGCAGACCACGGATCAGCGAGACCGCGTGGTAGAGGTGCGTCGAGGAGATCTGCACGGAGGTCGGTTCACCGAGCACCCCGGCACGGACCAGCGCCAGCCGGGCCGCATGCCCGGGCATCAGCAGGTACTGCTCGGCGACCTGCACCAGGTCACTGCCGCCGACGTCGGCCCAGAGCGCGCGCAGCCCGGTCAGGTCCGGCGCGGGCGGCGTCTCGGCGAGCACCGGTACGCGGGCCACGACCAACTCCCGGGTCACGTCCGGGGTCGCGGACCAGGGCACCGACACGATGACGAAGTCCGGCCGCTCGTGGGCGAGCAGTTCGGCAGTCGTGCGGAAGGTCGGTACGTCCCACGCGGCGGTGACCGCGGCACCACGCGACTCGGTGCGCGTTACCACCCCGGTCACCCGCAGCCGCTCCGGCAGGAGCCGCGCCAGACGGAGGAAGAACTCACCCCGCCAGCCACTGCCGACGATGCCGAACCGGGTCTGGGTGGCGGAATCCATGTGTGCACTCCTCACGTCGAGATCCGGATGCTAGCCGCTCCGAGGGCTACGCCTCTCGCTACCGTGGTGGCCGGTTGCCCACCGGGGCGACTCTGCGCACGTTCTTCGGCTAGCACCAACCGTTCCCGACCGTCGCGCCGCTGCGGCTCGGCCTGATCCCGGTCACGACCGAGCGATCCGCCTGACCCTCCACCGGGTTCGGTGGCCGGCGGCGGCCGGGCCCGTTCCCAAGTTGATCCACACTGACTAGCCTCGATGCCGTGCAGATCGGCGTGAACGTACCGAACTTCGCCCCTGGCACGGATCCCGACGTGCTGCGACAGTGGGCCCAGACGGTCGAGGGTCTCGGCTTCGACCTGCTGATGGTCTCCGACCACATCGTGGTGACCCCGGACGTGGCCGAGCAGTATCCTGCGCCGTTCTACGAACCGTTCACCACGCTGTCCTGGCTGGCCGGGGTG
This window harbors:
- a CDS encoding Gfo/Idh/MocA family oxidoreductase, with amino-acid sequence MDSATQTRFGIVGSGWRGEFFLRLARLLPERLRVTGVVTRTESRGAAVTAAWDVPTFRTTAELLAHERPDFVIVSVPWSATPDVTRELVVARVPVLAETPPAPDLTGLRALWADVGGSDLVQVAEQYLLMPGHAARLALVRAGVLGEPTSVQISSTHLYHAVSLIRGLLGVGFDAAEVSARAFVAPLADPLSPSGWSGDDTPRQLSTTLATIDFGGRMGLYDFTDNQWWNPLRGRRLVVRGSLGELVDDRVVRLLDPTTPVESSLVRRQTGLDLNLEGLDLKHISFDGDVVYRNPFVGSGMSDDDIAVADIVVRAGAWAREEGPAPYPLAEACQDHLISLAIGESVRTGQAVTTTAETWAR
- a CDS encoding 4'-phosphopantetheinyl transferase superfamily protein — translated: MRDIFPATVAVAVAGSDDWLGALLPAEQACLGERAVETRRRDFAAGRSCARRAMTDLGLPPTAVPAAPDRSPVWPAGVVGTITHTTGYCAAAAAHTTDVRSVGMDAEQHHEINPGVRRMVLLPEEEALCAGLPGDTSWPVVVFSAKETVYKVWYPVVGTWLGFFDAHLDIDPDAGTFTARIAPARLDEASVEDPPATVTGRFVVADGLVRTAAVLPRR